A genomic segment from Herpetosiphonaceae bacterium encodes:
- a CDS encoding NAD(P)-dependent oxidoreductase, protein MAERVGFIGLGIMGRGMAHNLLKAEFEVLVWNRTASRMDELVQAGATATDSPADLAAQSDVIIICVSDTPDVVEVILGDQGVIHGAQQGALVIDMSTISPQVTQELAAKLADKSIEMLDAPVSGGSEGAARGTLSIMIGGKAAQVERALPMLQAMGKTITHVGDHGSGQTVKLVNQILVVGHALAMSEALLFAQAGGVDLQKALSAVSQGAAGSWMLSNRGPQIMERDWRPGFTIDLQQKDLRLVLAAADQMGVPVVATSLVFHLYRTLQARGLGAEGNHALIKALEELAGFEVGRQSG, encoded by the coding sequence ATGGCTGAGCGGGTCGGCTTTATTGGCCTGGGGATCATGGGGCGCGGCATGGCGCATAATCTGCTCAAAGCCGAATTCGAGGTGCTGGTCTGGAATCGAACCGCCAGCCGCATGGATGAGCTGGTGCAGGCGGGCGCGACCGCCACGGACAGCCCCGCCGATCTGGCCGCACAGAGCGATGTGATCATCATCTGTGTGAGCGATACGCCCGATGTGGTCGAGGTGATCCTGGGCGATCAGGGCGTGATCCACGGGGCGCAGCAGGGCGCGCTGGTGATCGATATGAGCACGATCAGCCCGCAGGTGACGCAGGAGCTCGCGGCGAAGCTGGCGGACAAGAGCATCGAGATGCTGGATGCGCCCGTCAGCGGCGGCAGCGAGGGCGCGGCGCGCGGCACGCTGAGCATCATGATCGGCGGCAAGGCGGCTCAGGTCGAGCGGGCGCTGCCGATGCTCCAGGCGATGGGCAAGACGATTACTCATGTCGGCGATCACGGCAGCGGCCAGACCGTCAAGCTGGTGAATCAAATCCTGGTGGTCGGCCACGCGCTGGCGATGAGCGAGGCGCTCCTGTTTGCACAGGCGGGCGGCGTCGATCTGCAAAAGGCGCTGAGCGCCGTGAGCCAGGGAGCCGCCGGAAGCTGGATGCTCAGCAACCGAGGTCCGCAGATTATGGAGCGCGACTGGCGGCCCGGCTTTACGATCGACCTTCAGCAGAAAGATCTGCGCCTGGTGCTCGCCGCAGCCGATCAGATGGGCGTGCCTGTCGTGGCGACCAGCCTGGTCTTCCATCTCTACCGGACGCTGCAAGCGCGCGGCCTGGGCGCCGAGGGCAACCACGCGCTGATCAAGGCGCTGGAAGAGCTGGCCGGGTTTGAGGTTGGGCGGCAGAGCGGCTGA
- the tgt gene encoding tRNA guanosine(34) transglycosylase Tgt, giving the protein MIANELFKFNVEHSDPTTGSRAGTLSTPHGTIPTPVFMPVGTQATVKTLSSHEVAAMGATIILGNTYHLFLRPGSDVVADLGGLHRFMNWPRAILTDSGGFQVFSLGATNVIDEDGVTFRSHLDGSLHRFTPERAIAIQEQLGADMIMAFDECAPYPTTPEYARAAMERTHRWLERCVAAKTRPDQALFGIVQGSVFPELRRESAAFIASQPVAGFGIGGLSVGETKTEMYETLALTTAELPDDRPRYLMGVGSPEDLLEGVARGVDMFDCVLPTRLGRHGAAWTPTGRINLLNARWARDDRPIQEGCDCYACLNHTRAYIRHLLRAEEMLGARLATIHNVRFLIRLMEGARHAIIEQRYAAYRDSFLQQFQPVPDEVRAEQRAAFGRRKERS; this is encoded by the coding sequence ATGATAGCGAACGAACTTTTTAAATTCAATGTAGAGCATAGCGACCCCACGACGGGTTCACGAGCAGGGACGTTGAGCACCCCGCACGGTACGATCCCGACTCCGGTGTTTATGCCGGTTGGTACACAGGCAACCGTTAAAACCCTCTCCTCGCACGAAGTCGCTGCGATGGGCGCGACGATCATCCTGGGCAATACCTACCATCTCTTCCTGCGTCCCGGCAGCGATGTCGTCGCCGATCTCGGCGGGCTGCACCGCTTCATGAACTGGCCCCGCGCGATCTTGACCGATTCGGGCGGGTTTCAGGTCTTTAGCCTGGGCGCGACCAACGTGATCGACGAGGATGGCGTCACCTTTCGATCGCATCTCGACGGCAGCCTGCATCGCTTCACGCCGGAGCGCGCGATTGCGATTCAGGAGCAGCTTGGTGCCGATATGATCATGGCCTTTGACGAGTGTGCGCCGTACCCGACCACGCCGGAGTATGCGCGGGCGGCGATGGAGCGCACCCATCGCTGGCTTGAGCGCTGTGTGGCGGCGAAAACCCGGCCCGATCAGGCGCTCTTCGGCATCGTTCAGGGCAGCGTTTTTCCTGAGCTACGGCGCGAAAGCGCGGCATTCATCGCCTCGCAGCCGGTGGCCGGCTTTGGTATCGGCGGCCTGAGCGTCGGCGAGACGAAGACAGAGATGTACGAGACGCTGGCGCTGACGACCGCCGAGCTGCCGGATGACCGTCCGCGCTACCTGATGGGCGTTGGCTCGCCCGAAGATCTGCTCGAAGGCGTTGCGCGCGGCGTGGATATGTTCGACTGTGTGCTGCCGACACGGCTGGGACGGCACGGCGCGGCCTGGACGCCCACGGGCCGGATCAATCTGCTCAACGCGCGCTGGGCACGTGACGACCGACCGATTCAGGAGGGCTGCGACTGTTACGCCTGTCTCAATCATACCCGCGCGTACATTCGCCATCTGCTCCGGGCTGAGGAAATGCTCGGCGCGCGGCTGGCGACGATCCACAACGTGCGCTTCCTGATTCGTCTGATGGAGGGCGCGCGCCATGCGATTATCGAGCAGCGCTACGCCGCGTACCGCGACAGCTTCTTGCAGCAGTTTCAACCGGTGCCCGACGAGGTGCGCGCCGAGCAGCGCGCGGCATTTGGGCGGCGGAAGGAGCGTTCCTAG
- the acpS gene encoding holo-ACP synthase: MLYTGVDIVEVTRIELAVRRWGERFLARVFTPGERHDSGDRIRSLAARWAAKEAASKALGIGLQGVGAAATVGSGNAVRWLDLEVRRASTGQPTLVLHGSAAERAQSLGWRSIALSLSHGHDYAIALVVAQGAPSSEL, encoded by the coding sequence ATGCTATACACGGGTGTGGACATCGTCGAGGTGACGCGGATTGAGCTGGCCGTTCGCCGCTGGGGCGAGCGCTTTCTGGCTCGCGTGTTCACGCCCGGCGAGCGGCACGACAGCGGCGATCGGATTCGCTCGCTCGCGGCGCGCTGGGCGGCCAAGGAGGCGGCGTCGAAGGCGCTGGGCATCGGGTTGCAGGGCGTCGGCGCTGCGGCAACCGTGGGCAGCGGCAACGCGGTGCGCTGGCTGGATCTTGAGGTGCGGCGCGCTTCCACAGGCCAGCCGACGCTGGTGCTGCACGGCAGCGCCGCCGAGCGTGCTCAGTCGCTTGGCTGGCGCTCGATCGCGCTCTCGCTCTCGCATGGTCACGATTATGCGATTGCGCTGGTCGTCGCGCAGGGCGCGCCGAGCTCCGAGCTCTGA
- a CDS encoding SDR family oxidoreductase — protein sequence MTSQNSRTILITGASRGLGLALARELARRGWTLILDARGAETLEAARAELAAHTQVIALPGDVTDPAHRQTLAAAAQSLGGLDAVVNNAGILGPSPQPELLSYPLDVLEQVYRANVIAPLGILQAVQPTLKPDARIINITSDAAVEPYAGWGGYGSSKAALEQLSAILAAENPALRIYWVDPGDMRTQMHQDAFPGEDISDRPLPETSVPGLIALLEGAQPSGRYAARALAEEVAA from the coding sequence ATGACTTCGCAAAACTCTCGCACGATTTTGATCACTGGCGCGTCGCGCGGTCTTGGTTTGGCACTCGCCCGCGAGCTGGCACGGCGTGGCTGGACTCTCATCCTCGATGCGCGGGGAGCCGAGACGCTCGAAGCCGCGCGCGCCGAGCTTGCCGCCCATACGCAGGTGATCGCGCTGCCCGGCGATGTCACCGATCCGGCTCACCGCCAGACACTGGCCGCCGCCGCCCAATCGCTTGGCGGGCTGGATGCGGTCGTCAACAACGCGGGCATCCTTGGCCCCAGCCCGCAGCCTGAGCTGTTGAGCTATCCGCTCGACGTGCTGGAGCAGGTCTATCGTGCCAACGTGATCGCGCCGCTGGGTATCCTTCAGGCTGTGCAGCCGACGCTGAAGCCGGACGCGCGGATCATCAACATCACCAGCGACGCGGCGGTCGAGCCGTATGCTGGCTGGGGTGGCTACGGATCGAGCAAGGCCGCGCTGGAGCAGCTCTCGGCGATCCTGGCTGCCGAAAACCCAGCGCTACGCATCTACTGGGTCGATCCGGGCGATATGCGCACGCAGATGCATCAGGATGCGTTTCCGGGCGAGGACATCAGCGATCGACCGCTGCCGGAGACAAGCGTGCCCGGTCTGATCGCGCTGCTGGAGGGCGCGCAGCCGAGCGGACGCTACGCCGCGCGGGCGCTGGCGGAGGAGGTGGCCGCATGA
- a CDS encoding NAD(P)H-hydrate dehydratase, whose protein sequence is MQNITVASVEETRQLEAAAVAGGVSWAELMERAGRGVAQEVMRRLEAVRDARILVLVGPGNNGGDGLVAARYLHDAGAKVALYIWKRRERADDQPWRACRERGIPELQAQADHGGQSLRQAAQRAAAVVDALLGMGVDRPLEPPVAQMVETINGVRAARSGSSPLVVAIDVPTGINADSGAVMGHALMADVTIATGIRKHGHLREPGRRYSGDVTCVPIGLPDTHEETRMAESLNPQALRALLPARPADSHKGTFGKVMVVAGAGRYPGAAFLTTSGALRAGVGLATLACGRSIFGALAASLHEATFLPLPEEDWGVLGASAAQEVLQNLEGYKALVVGPGLGREEETRKFLERLLKIEASKTAGGVGFLKAAAPVVAERARKTGGSVGFRRATPAAESTETKAEEQKPGEVELPPLVLDADGLNLLSEIDEWWTKVPAGRLVLTPHPGEMARLLKLENPGEVNADRAGAALRAAQEWQQIVVLKGAETVIAAPDGKTSIGPAGNPALATAGTGDVLAGVIGGLIAQGVEAFDAARLGVFLHAQAGQLVRREIGEAGAVAGDLLLRLPRVIGELRNS, encoded by the coding sequence ATGCAGAACATCACCGTTGCTTCGGTTGAAGAAACACGACAGCTCGAAGCCGCAGCGGTCGCCGGCGGCGTAAGCTGGGCCGAGCTGATGGAACGAGCCGGGCGCGGCGTGGCCCAGGAGGTCATGCGGCGGCTCGAAGCGGTACGCGACGCGCGCATCCTGGTGCTGGTCGGGCCGGGCAACAACGGCGGCGACGGGCTGGTTGCTGCGCGCTATCTCCACGACGCGGGCGCGAAAGTCGCGCTGTACATCTGGAAGCGCCGGGAGCGCGCCGACGATCAGCCGTGGCGTGCCTGCCGTGAGCGCGGCATTCCTGAGCTGCAAGCGCAGGCCGACCACGGGGGGCAATCGCTGCGGCAGGCAGCGCAGCGCGCGGCGGCGGTCGTGGATGCGCTGCTCGGCATGGGCGTCGATCGACCGCTGGAGCCGCCCGTCGCGCAGATGGTCGAGACGATCAACGGCGTGCGTGCCGCGCGGTCCGGCAGCTCGCCGCTGGTGGTGGCGATCGACGTGCCGACCGGCATCAACGCCGATAGCGGCGCGGTGATGGGCCATGCGCTGATGGCGGATGTCACGATCGCGACCGGGATTCGTAAACACGGGCATCTACGCGAGCCGGGGCGTCGCTATTCGGGCGATGTCACCTGCGTGCCGATTGGCCTACCTGATACACACGAGGAGACAAGAATGGCGGAGTCGCTTAATCCACAGGCGCTACGCGCCCTGCTTCCTGCACGTCCGGCAGACTCACATAAGGGCACCTTCGGCAAAGTGATGGTTGTGGCCGGAGCCGGGCGCTACCCCGGCGCGGCGTTTCTGACCACCAGCGGCGCGCTGCGGGCTGGCGTCGGGCTGGCAACTCTGGCGTGCGGTCGCTCGATCTTTGGCGCGCTGGCAGCCTCGCTGCACGAGGCGACCTTCCTGCCGCTGCCCGAAGAGGATTGGGGCGTGCTCGGCGCAAGCGCAGCTCAGGAAGTGCTGCAAAACCTTGAGGGCTACAAAGCGCTGGTGGTCGGGCCGGGCCTGGGCCGCGAGGAAGAAACCAGAAAGTTTTTAGAGCGGCTGCTCAAGATCGAGGCATCGAAAACGGCGGGCGGCGTCGGCTTCTTGAAGGCCGCCGCACCCGTGGTAGCGGAGCGCGCCCGCAAGACCGGCGGCAGCGTTGGATTCCGCCGCGCCACCCCTGCCGCCGAGAGCACCGAGACAAAGGCCGAGGAGCAGAAGCCTGGCGAGGTTGAGCTACCGCCGCTGGTGCTGGACGCCGATGGCTTGAATCTGCTCAGCGAGATCGACGAGTGGTGGACGAAAGTGCCCGCCGGGCGGCTGGTGCTCACGCCGCATCCTGGCGAGATGGCCCGTCTGCTCAAGCTTGAGAATCCGGGCGAGGTCAACGCCGATCGCGCGGGCGCGGCGCTGCGGGCGGCCCAGGAGTGGCAGCAGATCGTCGTGCTCAAAGGCGCGGAGACAGTGATCGCAGCGCCCGACGGCAAGACCAGCATCGGCCCGGCTGGCAATCCGGCGCTGGCAACCGCAGGCACCGGCGACGTGCTGGCGGGCGTGATCGGCGGCCTGATCGCGCAGGGCGTCGAGGCATTCGACGCGGCGCGGCTTGGCGTCTTCCTCCATGC
- a CDS encoding M23 family metallopeptidase, with the protein MAVVTIALSGFASIPTSATTRITTLTDGALGISLSYPSAWTIYRDPVLKDTYGFLLYGPSEDSSDAHHEMPVARIALDYNAKPAQLESLVQARLGEFPNIPLVRSNVRVGQGLEGVAIGPMPGQYLSTLVYVAANHQVYQIRIYGKTLDTHGKNLLAGLRFHPPTQSIASLGLLTAEEDIARQQAAAQSMMNHQREAAAQQAMKNTAPQQEDVSINACGATQWGSLFWQVQWDDTANFYGYPGWSILSGNGGSFWGEGYHVGLCWTDYANSYYAIDYPLQRGAYVYAAFSGYVTYAGWGSNGWDTLGKHVDVRSSQSSYVYNVSAHLDSIWVSNGQYVSAGTIIGTAGSTGGNWAPHLHTKVDYTPSMHWTGQLYGGHSMKPTWLRCFNCTSGSYGYDQPATDGYGGGYYTSFWKDRWIMW; encoded by the coding sequence TTGGCGGTCGTCACCATCGCGCTCAGCGGCTTCGCTTCCATTCCCACAAGCGCAACGACGAGGATCACCACCCTCACCGATGGAGCGCTGGGCATTTCTCTCTCCTACCCGTCAGCGTGGACCATCTACCGCGACCCCGTCCTCAAGGATACCTATGGCTTTTTGCTGTATGGTCCGAGCGAAGACTCCTCCGACGCGCATCATGAGATGCCGGTAGCGCGCATTGCGCTGGACTATAACGCCAAACCAGCGCAGCTCGAATCGCTGGTACAGGCCAGGCTAGGTGAGTTCCCTAACATCCCGCTCGTCCGGTCCAACGTGCGGGTAGGCCAGGGCCTCGAGGGCGTGGCAATTGGACCAATGCCGGGTCAATATCTTTCGACCCTCGTGTATGTAGCGGCCAATCATCAGGTGTACCAAATCCGGATCTATGGCAAGACGCTGGATACTCATGGCAAGAACCTCCTGGCGGGCCTGCGCTTCCACCCGCCGACTCAATCGATCGCGTCGCTGGGATTGTTGACGGCGGAGGAGGACATCGCGCGCCAGCAGGCTGCTGCACAGTCCATGATGAATCATCAGCGCGAGGCGGCGGCGCAGCAGGCCATGAAAAACACCGCTCCTCAGCAGGAGGATGTCAGCATCAACGCCTGCGGTGCGACGCAATGGGGCTCGTTGTTCTGGCAGGTCCAGTGGGACGATACCGCCAACTTCTACGGCTACCCCGGCTGGAGCATCTTGTCTGGGAATGGTGGCAGCTTCTGGGGCGAAGGCTACCACGTCGGCCTGTGCTGGACAGACTACGCCAATAGCTACTATGCCATCGACTATCCGCTCCAGCGGGGAGCCTATGTCTACGCGGCCTTCTCAGGCTATGTCACCTATGCGGGCTGGGGCTCGAATGGATGGGATACCCTGGGCAAGCATGTGGATGTGCGCAGTAGCCAGAGCAGCTATGTGTATAACGTCTCAGCGCATCTGGACAGCATCTGGGTTTCCAATGGTCAGTATGTCTCCGCAGGCACGATCATCGGCACCGCAGGCTCTACGGGAGGTAACTGGGCGCCTCACTTACACACAAAGGTTGATTACACGCCGTCCATGCATTGGACCGGGCAGCTTTACGGCGGCCACTCGATGAAGCCTACATGGCTCCGCTGCTTTAATTGCACCTCCGGCAGCTATGGCTACGATCAGCCGGCAACCGACGGCTACGGCGGCGGATATTACACGTCGTTCTGGAAGGACAGATGGATCATGTGGTAA
- a CDS encoding S-adenosylmethionine:tRNA ribosyltransferase-isomerase, with product MMAVSSKNEVLRRLSTSAIPNVGGLDFSLPPELEASAPPEARGLARDEVRLMVSYHADDRVIHTQFRDLPRFLHAGDVLAINTSGTMNAAIDARRADGTAVELHLSTHLPADLWIVEVRLPADNATVAFYDASAGETLALPNGATATLHMPYLSDRTAYRGGPTRLWIATLNLPGPLHTYLERYGFPIRYGYVNQDWPTEYYQTVYATEVGSAEMPSAGRAFTPELLTRLVARGVQIVPLLLHTGVASLEDHEPPYEEFYRVPVETARAVNSARALGRRVIAVGTTVVRALETVTDVDGVTHPGEGWTREIITPERGIRAINGLLTGLHEPRATHLAMLEALAGIEHLQVTYAEALREGYLWHEFGDLHLILP from the coding sequence ATGATGGCCGTGTCGAGCAAGAACGAGGTCCTGCGACGACTGTCCACCTCGGCGATCCCGAACGTCGGCGGCCTGGATTTTTCCTTGCCGCCGGAGCTTGAGGCCAGCGCGCCGCCTGAGGCGCGCGGTCTGGCCCGCGACGAGGTGCGACTGATGGTATCGTACCACGCCGACGATCGCGTCATACACACGCAGTTCCGTGATCTGCCGCGCTTCCTGCACGCAGGCGACGTGCTGGCGATCAACACCAGCGGCACGATGAACGCGGCGATCGATGCGCGCCGCGCGGATGGCACGGCGGTCGAGCTCCATCTCTCGACGCATCTGCCCGCCGATCTGTGGATCGTCGAGGTGCGGCTGCCCGCCGACAACGCGACCGTCGCGTTCTACGATGCGAGCGCTGGCGAGACGCTCGCGCTGCCCAACGGCGCGACCGCAACGCTGCACATGCCGTACCTGAGCGACCGCACGGCATATCGCGGCGGCCCGACACGGCTCTGGATCGCGACGCTGAATCTGCCCGGTCCGCTGCATACGTACCTTGAGCGCTACGGCTTCCCGATCCGCTACGGTTACGTCAATCAGGACTGGCCGACCGAGTACTATCAGACGGTGTACGCGACCGAGGTCGGCAGCGCCGAGATGCCCTCGGCGGGCAGGGCCTTTACGCCGGAGCTGCTGACGCGGCTTGTGGCTCGCGGCGTGCAGATCGTGCCGCTGCTGCTGCACACGGGCGTTGCCAGCCTGGAAGATCACGAGCCGCCCTACGAGGAATTTTATCGGGTGCCGGTCGAGACAGCCCGCGCCGTCAATAGCGCGCGCGCCCTGGGCAGGCGCGTCATCGCGGTAGGAACGACGGTGGTACGAGCGCTTGAAACCGTAACCGACGTCGACGGCGTGACGCATCCCGGCGAGGGCTGGACCCGCGAGATCATCACGCCGGAGCGGGGCATTCGCGCGATCAACGGGCTGCTGACCGGGCTGCACGAGCCGCGCGCGACCCATCTGGCAATGCTCGAAGCGCTGGCCGGGATCGAGCATTTACAGGTGACATACGCCGAGGCGCTGCGCGAGGGATACTTGTGGCACGAGTTCGGCGATCTGCATCTGATCCTGCCGTAG
- the aceB gene encoding malate synthase A produces MARSQLQNDGQSIEVLAPVSSAFAEILTPEALSFVATLVRACEPTREALLRRRTERQQEIDAGMMPDFLPETSHVRAGDWTIAPIPADLADRRVEITGPVDRKMIINALNSGAKVFMADFEDANAPNWENTIQGQINLRDAINGTIDFTSPEGKRYKLNETIATLLVRPRGWHLHDKHVTLDGRPIPGGVLDFGLFMFHNAHRLIEKGTGPYFYLPKLESHLEARLWNDLFVLAQQELGLPRGTIKATVLIETILAAFEMDEILYELREHSAGLNCGRWDYIFSCIKKFRNRPDFILPDRAQVTMTTHFMRSYSLLAIKTCHRRSAHAVGGMSAFIPVKSDLEANERAFEQVRADKQREASDGHDGTWVAHPGLVPVALEVFDREMPQPNQIDRTRDDVQISAADLLRVPDGTITEAGLRTNVSVGVQYLAAWLGGSGAVPINNLMEDAATCEISRAQVWQWIRHPKGVLTDGRKVSVDLFRQVLAEELDKIRATVGAEQYARGRYELASQIFDRITTSDQFVEFLTLPAYEYLD; encoded by the coding sequence ATGGCTCGTTCACAGCTTCAAAACGACGGCCAGAGCATCGAGGTGCTAGCGCCGGTTTCGTCTGCATTTGCCGAAATTCTTACACCGGAGGCGCTCAGCTTTGTGGCTACGCTGGTTCGCGCCTGCGAGCCGACACGCGAGGCACTCTTGCGGCGGCGGACCGAGCGCCAGCAGGAGATCGACGCGGGGATGATGCCGGATTTTCTGCCGGAGACTTCCCATGTCCGCGCGGGCGACTGGACGATCGCGCCGATTCCCGCCGATCTTGCAGATCGGCGCGTGGAGATCACCGGGCCGGTCGACCGCAAGATGATCATCAACGCGCTCAACTCCGGCGCGAAGGTCTTTATGGCCGACTTCGAGGACGCCAACGCGCCCAACTGGGAGAACACGATCCAGGGCCAGATCAACTTGCGCGACGCGATCAACGGCACGATCGATTTCACCAGCCCGGAGGGCAAGCGCTACAAGCTCAACGAGACAATCGCCACGCTGCTGGTTCGTCCGCGCGGCTGGCATCTCCACGATAAGCACGTCACGCTCGACGGCAGGCCAATCCCCGGCGGCGTGCTCGACTTCGGCCTCTTTATGTTCCACAACGCCCACCGGCTGATCGAGAAGGGCACCGGGCCGTATTTCTACCTGCCGAAGCTCGAAAGCCATCTCGAAGCGCGGCTCTGGAACGATCTGTTCGTGCTGGCGCAGCAGGAGCTTGGCCTTCCACGCGGCACGATCAAGGCCACGGTGCTGATCGAGACGATCCTCGCGGCGTTCGAGATGGATGAGATCCTCTACGAGCTGCGCGAGCACTCGGCTGGGCTGAACTGCGGACGCTGGGATTATATCTTTAGCTGCATCAAAAAGTTCCGCAACCGGCCCGATTTTATCCTGCCCGATCGTGCCCAGGTGACGATGACCACGCATTTCATGCGCTCGTACTCGCTGCTGGCGATCAAAACCTGTCACCGCCGCAGCGCGCACGCGGTCGGCGGCATGTCGGCGTTCATCCCGGTCAAGAGCGATCTCGAAGCCAACGAGCGCGCCTTCGAGCAGGTCCGCGCCGACAAGCAGCGCGAGGCCAGCGACGGCCATGACGGCACATGGGTGGCGCATCCCGGCCTGGTTCCGGTGGCGCTGGAGGTCTTCGACCGCGAGATGCCGCAGCCCAATCAGATCGACAGGACCCGCGACGACGTGCAGATCAGCGCCGCCGACCTGCTGCGCGTGCCCGATGGGACGATCACCGAGGCCGGGCTGCGCACCAACGTCAGCGTCGGCGTGCAGTATCTCGCCGCCTGGCTCGGCGGATCGGGCGCGGTGCCGATCAACAACTTGATGGAGGACGCAGCGACCTGTGAGATCTCGCGGGCGCAGGTCTGGCAGTGGATTCGCCATCCCAAAGGCGTGCTCACCGATGGGCGCAAAGTGAGCGTCGACCTTTTCCGGCAGGTGCTGGCCGAAGAGCTGGACAAGATTCGCGCAACGGTAGGCGCTGAGCAGTACGCGCGCGGACGCTACGAGCTAGCCAGCCAGATCTTCGATCGTATCACCACCAGCGATCAGTTCGTCGAATTTTTGACGCTGCCCGCCTACGAGTACCTGGATTAG
- a CDS encoding UDP-glucose/GDP-mannose dehydrogenase family protein — translation MKKICVVGTGYVGLVTGVCFADLGNDVTCIEIDQRKLDMLRSGKSPIYEPGLEELLKRNLDAGRLRFTDNYDLGVPEADFVFITVGTPMGDNGAADLGYVETAAKSIGRAMRRRTIIIDKSTVPVGTGDWVTDLIAQEAHGIAFAVVSNPEFLREGSAVNDFNKPDRIVLGSLDREAAEKVAELHAPLDAPVIITDLRTAEMIKYASNAFLATRISFINEIASICEQLGADVKEVARGMGADKRIGPHFLDAGIGYGGSCFPKDVLALHHMAASAGCHPQLLQAVMDINADARRSFVKKLEDVLGDVKDKTIGVLGLSFKPNTDDMREAASLTVIQSLIERGAHIRAYDPVAMHVAETYMPDVLYCATAYDVAKHADALLVVTEWNEFKQLDFDKIKRLMNQPIVLDGRNIYDPDDMQERGFIYRGIGRGVPRPQRAANDSNGEVSPEVLEASM, via the coding sequence GTGAAAAAGATTTGTGTCGTCGGCACCGGCTATGTTGGTCTGGTGACTGGCGTATGTTTTGCAGATTTGGGCAATGATGTTACATGTATCGAGATCGATCAGCGCAAGCTCGACATGCTCCGCTCCGGCAAATCGCCGATCTACGAGCCGGGCCTTGAAGAGCTGCTTAAGCGTAATCTCGACGCGGGCCGCCTGCGCTTTACCGATAACTATGACCTGGGTGTGCCCGAAGCCGATTTTGTGTTTATTACCGTGGGCACGCCGATGGGTGACAATGGCGCGGCTGATCTGGGCTATGTCGAGACGGCGGCCAAATCGATCGGCAGGGCGATGCGCAGGCGGACGATTATTATCGATAAATCGACGGTGCCGGTCGGAACCGGCGACTGGGTGACGGATCTGATCGCGCAGGAGGCGCACGGCATTGCGTTCGCAGTCGTGTCGAATCCTGAGTTTTTGCGCGAGGGCTCGGCGGTCAACGACTTCAACAAGCCCGACCGGATCGTGCTTGGCTCGCTCGACCGCGAGGCCGCCGAGAAAGTGGCCGAGCTGCACGCGCCGCTGGATGCGCCCGTCATCATCACCGATCTGCGCACCGCCGAGATGATCAAGTATGCGTCCAACGCCTTTCTTGCGACGCGCATCAGCTTCATCAACGAGATCGCGTCGATCTGCGAGCAACTGGGCGCGGATGTTAAGGAAGTGGCGCGCGGCATGGGCGCGGATAAGCGCATCGGCCCGCACTTCCTCGATGCCGGGATCGGCTACGGCGGCTCGTGCTTCCCCAAGGACGTGCTCGCGCTGCACCACATGGCGGCGTCGGCGGGCTGCCACCCGCAGCTGCTCCAGGCGGTGATGGACATCAACGCCGACGCGCGCCGGTCGTTCGTCAAGAAGCTGGAAGATGTGCTGGGCGATGTGAAGGACAAGACGATCGGCGTGCTGGGTCTGTCGTTCAAGCCCAACACCGACGACATGCGCGAGGCGGCGTCGCTCACGGTGATCCAGTCGCTGATCGAGCGCGGCGCGCATATTCGGGCGTACGACCCGGTGGCGATGCATGTTGCCGAGACGTATATGCCCGATGTGCTCTACTGCGCAACGGCGTACGATGTCGCCAAGCACGCCGACGCGCTGCTGGTCGTCACCGAGTGGAACGAGTTCAAGCAGCTCGACTTCGATAAGATTAAGCGGCTGATGAACCAACCGATCGTGCTGGATGGCCGCAACATCTACGATCCGGATGACATGCAGGAGCGCGGCTTTATCTATCGTGGCATTGGTCGCGGCGTGCCTCGTCCGCAGCGCGCTGCCAACGACTCGAACGGTGAGGTCAGCCCGGAAGTGCTGGAAGCGTCGATGTAG